The window AGCGGAGTCGCCGTCGCCTTCGGCGGCATGATCGCTTTCGTCGGGCTGATAGTGCCGCATGCCATCCGGCTCATCGTCGGGCCGTCGCATCGCTACCTGGTGCCGCTGTCGGCGCTGGGCGGCGCCGTGCTGCTGGGACTGGCCGACATCGCCGCCCGCACCATCATCCCGTTCGCCGACCTGCCGATCGGCATCTTCACCGCCGTGGTCGGCGGTCCACTGTTCCTTGTTCTTCTGCGTCGCACGCTGCGCGGGCAGGGGGTGCGCGCATGACCGATCTCGCGCTCACCCACATCGGCGTCACCATCGGGCGGCGCGACATCCTCGACGACGTGTCACTCCACGTGGATGCGGGGCGTGTCACGGCCATCATCGGCCCGAACGGCGCCGGCAAGTCGACGCTGCTGGCGGTCGCCGCCGGGCACCGGCGGCCCGACGTCGGCGAGGTGCGGCTGGGCGGCGACCACCTCGCGCGCATTCCCGTGAAAGAGGCCGCACGTCGCCGCGCCGTGATGCCGCAGGACACGACGGTCGCCTTTCCCTTCACGGTGCGCGAAGTGGTCGGCCTCGGGCGCACCGCCTGGCCGTCCGATCCGACGCGCGATGACCGCATCGTGGCCGAGGCCCTCGCGCAGACCGGTCTCGAGCACCTTGCCGAGCGCGAGATCACGACGCTCTCGGGCGGAGAGCGGCAGCTGACCGCGCTCGCGCGGGTCATCGCACAGGCCACGCCGGTGGGGGAGCACTCGGTCGTGCTACTGGATGAGCCGACTGCGGCGATGGATGTCGCCCACGCCGAGGCCACGCTGTCGCTCATGCGCGCCGTGGCCGCAGATGGAGCGGCCGTGGCCGTCGTGCTGCACGACCTCGACGCCGCGGCCGCCTACGCCGATCACCTGGTGCTCATGCATCAGGGACGCGTGCGTGCCGAAGGGACGGTGGCCGAGGTATGCACCGGTGAACTGCTGAGCGAGGTGTACGGTACCCCGATCGAGGTGTTCGAACACGGCGGGCGCGTGCGCGTCGCCCCGCGCCGCGGGGCCTTCGTCGTACGGTGAAGCCGGGGTCGCGTTCAGAACTCCGTCAGAATCGTGCGCCGGTGCCCGTTTTGGGCCCCGTTGGGTGCCGACCGCAGCGAATCCGAGGAGTTCTGAACGGCCGATGCCGAGTGCCCCGGTCCCCCGGTCGCCGGCAGCGGCCGTGGCGGTGCTGGCTGCTTTGCCCAGTGAGACATTGCGCAGTGAGACAATGGAACCATGGCCGAACAGGCGAACAAGCCCGCACCCTCTGCTCCCACGGAGCTGATCGAGGAGAGCGTCGAGACCGTCAGCGTGCGCCGCGCGCCCAAGATGATCGTTTTCCTGGTGCTCGGCGCCGCGGTCGGAATCGCCGTCGCCGTGATCCTCACCTATGGCTTCGGAGTCTTTGACGAGTCGGGCAGCGAACAGAGCGCCTACAGCGCCGTCAGCTACACGAGCGGTCAGATCTTCGGGTTCCTCGCCCTCATCTGCGGTGTCGTCGGCGTGGCAGTGGGCGGCGTGGTCGCCCTCATCCTCGAACGAACCGTCGGTCGTCGCACCCGCCAGGTGCAGGTCGACCGCGAGCGGGTCACGACTGTCGACTGACGCCCACCGCGCTGCGGCGTCGCGTTCTCACGCCAGTTCGGCGATGATCGGGTGGATGGCCGCGTCGAAGGCGGCGACATCCTGCCGCAGTCCGTCGGTCACGGCGACCGTGAGCGCTCCGATCCACCACACTCCGCGCTGGGTCAGCGGCAGAACCTGCACGTTCAATTCGAACGGATGCGCGCGGCGCCCGACCTGTCGCTCATGCTCGGCGATGGCGCCCGCGTAGGCGCGGTACGACGTTCCCGGCTTGGCGGTGGACACCTTTCTATATCGCGTGTGCATATCGGCGGCCGCAGCCATCGCTTCGGCGGCGTGCGGGGCTATCGCCCGCCGCAGCTCATCGAAGCCCCGCACCGGCAGCGCCACCAGGGTCTCGAAGCCGTCGATGAGGTCGAGCGGCACCGTCGACGGGTGCGCACGCGGCTCGACGGTCATCTCCCAGTAGGCAGTCCACTGGCGCTCCAGCGCGTCTTGCGCCTCGGTGCCGCGGTCGTTCACGCGCGGGGGGATGCCGCGCAGATGAGGCAGCTCGTCGGGGGCGCGAATTCCCACGAGTTGGCGAAGGCACAGCGCGACGAGCACCGCCGTGTCGGCGCCCTCGTTGATCACCCACCCGGGGTCGTCGCTGTGCATGCCGCCATTGTAGGGCGGACGCACGCGCTGCGACCCGGTCAGATCACGCCCCATCCGGCTTCTGCACAGCGACCGCCCGGGTAGGCTTGTCACGTGGCCGCGCCCTCTCCCGCCAACCCCTATGCACAAGCCGGAGTCGACACCGCCGCGGGTGATCTCGCGGTCGAGTTGATGAAGTCGGCCGTCCGTCGTACCCACGGGCCCGAGGTACTCGGCGGAGTAGGCGGATTCGCCGGACTCTTCGACGCCTCGGCACTGCGCGAATACGCGCATCCGCTGCTGGCGACCAGCACCGACGGCGTGGGCACCAAGGTCGCCATCGCGCAGGCGATCGACAAGCACGACACCATCGGCGAAGACCTCGTCGGCATGGTCGTCGACGACATCGTCGTGGTGGGCGCGACCCCCCTGTTCCTGACCGACTACATCGCGTGCGGCAAGGTTGTGCCTGCCCGCATCGCCGACATCGTCTCGGGCATCGCCCGGGGCTGTGAGATGACCGGTACGGCACTGGTCGGCGGCGAGACCGCCGAGCACCCCGGCCTGCTGGGCGTCCACGACTACGACGTGGCGGGGGCCGCCACCGGCGTAGTCGAGGCCGACCGCGTGCTGGGTGCCGAGCGGGTGCGCACGGGCGATGTCGTGCTGGCTCTGGCCTCGAGCGGCCTGCACTCGAACGGCTATTCGCTGGTGCGCCACATCGTCGCCGGCGCCGGCGTCAGCTACGGAGACCGCAGCACCGAGCTGGGCACGACGTGGGGCGAGGCCCTGCTGGAGCCCACCCGCCTGTATACGACGCCACTGTTGGCACTGATCGATCGGCTGGGAGGCGGCATCCACTCACTCAGTCACGTCACCGGCGGCGGCATCGCCGCCAACCTCGCCCGGGTTCTGCCCCAGGGCGTCTGGGTCGACCTTGACCGCTCGACGTGGTCGCCGGCTGCGGTGTTCCGAGTGCTCGCCGAGTTGGGCGAACTCGACCTTATCGAGACCGAGGGCACCTGGAACCTCGGCGTCGGGTTCCTCGCCGTCGTCGATGCCGCCGTCGCGGCGGATGCGGCATCCACCCTCACCGCGGCCGGAATCGACACCTGGCAGGTCGGCGTCGTCTGCTCGGGCACCCGCGCCGACGGGGAATGGGTCGAGGGTGCCAAGGGCGTCGACGGCGGCGCCGTGCGCCTGGTCGGCACGTACAAAGACGGGGCGAAGTAACAGCAGATGTGCGGCATCGTCGGCATGGTCGGGCGGGGCCCGGTCAACCAGGACATCTATGACTCCCTGCTGCTGCTGCAGCACCGGGGGCAGGATGCCACAGGCATAGCGACCGCCGAGCCGGGCGGCGTCATCCATATGAGCAAGGCGCAGGGCATGGTGCGCGAGAGCTTCCGCACCCGCGACATGCGCTCGCTGCTGGGCAACGTCGGGCTCGGGCACGTGCGCTACGCCACCCGCGGGGCCGCCTCGAGCGAAGAAGAAGCGCAGCCCTTCTACGTCAACTCGCCGTACGGCATCGTGCTCATCCACAACGGAAACCTCACCAACACGCGTGAGTTGGCCGACGACATGGCGCACCGCGATCGCCGCCACCTCAACTCGTCGAGCGACACCGAGCTGCTGCTGAACGCGCTGGCCAGCGAGCTGCAAGAGACCACGAGCCCCGTCGACCTCGAACCGGCCCGCATCTTCGAGGCCGTCGCCCGCACGCACAAGCGCATCGAGGGCGCGTATGCCGTCATCGCGCTCATCGCCGGATACGGACTGCTCGCCTTCCGTGACCCGTTCGGCATCCGCCCGCTGGTGTTGGGCCGGCGCACCGCGGCGCTGGCCGGTGACGAGTGGGTCGTGGCCAGCGAGTCGCTCGTGCTCGAGAACGGCGACTACGAGATCGTGCGCGAGATAGCGCCCGGCGAGGCCGTGTTCATCAGCAACGCCGGCGAGCTGTACTCGCAGCAGTGCGCCGAGAACCCGCAGCTGGTGCCGTGCTCGTTCGAGTATGTGTACCTGGCGCGTCCCGACTCGGTGATGAACGGCGTCTCGGTGTACGACGCGCGCCTGCGCATGGGCGCCAAGCTCGCCGCGACCATCGCCAAGCACACTCCGGTCGACGACATCGATGTGGTCATGCCGATCCCCGACTCGTCGCGGCCCGCCGCCATGGAGGTCGCCCGGGTGCTGGGCATCGAGTACCGCGAGGGCTTCTACAAGAACCATTACATCGGGCGCACGTTCATCATGCCCGGGCAGGCGGTGCGCAAGAAGTCGGTGCGGCAGAAGCTGAACGCGATGTCGAGCGAGTTCCAGGGCAAGAACGTGCTGCTCATCGACGACTCGATCGTGCGGGGCACGACGAGCAAGCAGATCATCCAGATGGCACGGGATGCCGGAGCCGCATCGGTCACGTTCGCGTCGGCCGCGCCCCCCGTGCGGTACCCGCACGTGTACGGGATCAACATGCCCTCGCCGCAGGAGCTCGTCGCGCACGGCCGGACGATCCCCGAGATCGCCACCGAGCTGGGCTGCGACCACTTGGTCTACCAGGAGGTCGATGACCTCAAAGACGCCATCATCGACGGCTCCGACCTGGAAGACCTCGACCTGAGCTGCTTCGACGGGCGGTATGTCACCGGCACCGTCACCGACGAGTACCTCGCCTGGGTCGAGGGCTCGCAGGAGTCCTGAGGCGGGGGCGTCGCGCTCGCCTCGCCGGAGAGGCGATGTGCCGCGGCATCCTGTTCGGCTCGCAGGATGGAATTGCGATCCCGGGCGTGTCGCTCGGCGTGTCTGCGGGGCTTGGCCGAAACGTCCTGCGAGATGAACATCGGTGGGCGGCTGGGCGCCGGGCCGCGGCATCCTGTTCGGCTCGCGGGAGTTCTGAGGCGCGGGGGTCCCGTTCACCTCGCCGGCGAGGCGATGTGTCGCGGCATCCTGTTCGGCTCGCAGGATGGAATTGCGATCCCGGGCGTGTCGCCCGGCGTGTCTGTGGGGCTTGGCCGAAACGTCCTGCGAGACGAACGCCGGCGGGTGGCCCGGCGCCGCGCCGCCGCGCCGCTGCCGCCGCGCCGCTGCCGCCCCGCCGCGGCCGCCGCCGCTGCCGCCCCGCCACCCCGCCGCCGATTCACAGCCCACGTTCGAGTCCCGTTGCTAGCGTCTGCCCATGGCGATAGCATCCGCGCCCATGAGGCAGTTCGAACGGGTCACTCGTTCTGATGTCGCCGTCGTCGACAAGCCTGGCGGTCCCGTGCGCCGCGGCATGCGACGCGCGCGCCGTTGGCTGTCGCGGCACCGACGACTCGAGCGCGGTTACCGCATCGGCATCGCGATCATCGGCACGCTGCTGGCGCTGGGCGGCCTCGTCATGGTGCCGCTGCCCGGGCCCGGTTGGCTCGTCGTGTTCGCCGGGCTCGCCTTGCTGGGCACCGAGTTCGTCTGGGCGCACCGGCTCAACCTGTGGCTCAAGCGCACGCTGGCCCG is drawn from Microbacterium protaetiae and contains these coding sequences:
- a CDS encoding heme ABC transporter ATP-binding protein, which gives rise to MTDLALTHIGVTIGRRDILDDVSLHVDAGRVTAIIGPNGAGKSTLLAVAAGHRRPDVGEVRLGGDHLARIPVKEAARRRAVMPQDTTVAFPFTVREVVGLGRTAWPSDPTRDDRIVAEALAQTGLEHLAEREITTLSGGERQLTALARVIAQATPVGEHSVVLLDEPTAAMDVAHAEATLSLMRAVAADGAAVAVVLHDLDAAAAYADHLVLMHQGRVRAEGTVAEVCTGELLSEVYGTPIEVFEHGGRVRVAPRRGAFVVR
- a CDS encoding potassium transporter Trk, giving the protein MAEQANKPAPSAPTELIEESVETVSVRRAPKMIVFLVLGAAVGIAVAVILTYGFGVFDESGSEQSAYSAVSYTSGQIFGFLALICGVVGVAVGGVVALILERTVGRRTRQVQVDRERVTTVD
- a CDS encoding zinc-binding alcohol dehydrogenase; its protein translation is MHSDDPGWVINEGADTAVLVALCLRQLVGIRAPDELPHLRGIPPRVNDRGTEAQDALERQWTAYWEMTVEPRAHPSTVPLDLIDGFETLVALPVRGFDELRRAIAPHAAEAMAAAADMHTRYRKVSTAKPGTSYRAYAGAIAEHERQVGRRAHPFELNVQVLPLTQRGVWWIGALTVAVTDGLRQDVAAFDAAIHPIIAELA
- the purM gene encoding phosphoribosylformylglycinamidine cyclo-ligase; protein product: MAAPSPANPYAQAGVDTAAGDLAVELMKSAVRRTHGPEVLGGVGGFAGLFDASALREYAHPLLATSTDGVGTKVAIAQAIDKHDTIGEDLVGMVVDDIVVVGATPLFLTDYIACGKVVPARIADIVSGIARGCEMTGTALVGGETAEHPGLLGVHDYDVAGAATGVVEADRVLGAERVRTGDVVLALASSGLHSNGYSLVRHIVAGAGVSYGDRSTELGTTWGEALLEPTRLYTTPLLALIDRLGGGIHSLSHVTGGGIAANLARVLPQGVWVDLDRSTWSPAAVFRVLAELGELDLIETEGTWNLGVGFLAVVDAAVAADAASTLTAAGIDTWQVGVVCSGTRADGEWVEGAKGVDGGAVRLVGTYKDGAK
- the purF gene encoding amidophosphoribosyltransferase, producing the protein MCGIVGMVGRGPVNQDIYDSLLLLQHRGQDATGIATAEPGGVIHMSKAQGMVRESFRTRDMRSLLGNVGLGHVRYATRGAASSEEEAQPFYVNSPYGIVLIHNGNLTNTRELADDMAHRDRRHLNSSSDTELLLNALASELQETTSPVDLEPARIFEAVARTHKRIEGAYAVIALIAGYGLLAFRDPFGIRPLVLGRRTAALAGDEWVVASESLVLENGDYEIVREIAPGEAVFISNAGELYSQQCAENPQLVPCSFEYVYLARPDSVMNGVSVYDARLRMGAKLAATIAKHTPVDDIDVVMPIPDSSRPAAMEVARVLGIEYREGFYKNHYIGRTFIMPGQAVRKKSVRQKLNAMSSEFQGKNVLLIDDSIVRGTTSKQIIQMARDAGAASVTFASAAPPVRYPHVYGINMPSPQELVAHGRTIPEIATELGCDHLVYQEVDDLKDAIIDGSDLEDLDLSCFDGRYVTGTVTDEYLAWVEGSQES
- a CDS encoding TIGR02611 family protein encodes the protein MRQFERVTRSDVAVVDKPGGPVRRGMRRARRWLSRHRRLERGYRIGIAIIGTLLALGGLVMVPLPGPGWLVVFAGLALLGTEFVWAHRLNLWLKRTLARFWAWWHARRAARRAARVAAADAPKRSDAAADAPKRSVAAADEPERSDAA